A window of the Halopseudomonas phragmitis genome harbors these coding sequences:
- a CDS encoding HPr family phosphocarrier protein: MPTTRVQIINKLGLHARAAAKFVGVASRYGCQVKIGQNEQSQVDGKSIMQVMMLAASKGSEVSITCEGEQAEQAMEELLALINDYFGEGE, from the coding sequence ATGCCGACTACCCGCGTTCAAATCATCAACAAACTCGGCCTGCACGCCCGCGCAGCCGCCAAATTCGTCGGCGTCGCCAGCCGCTACGGCTGCCAGGTAAAAATCGGTCAGAATGAACAAAGCCAGGTCGATGGCAAAAGCATCATGCAAGTGATGATGCTCGCCGCCAGCAAAGGCAGCGAAGTCAGCATCACCTGCGAAGGAGAACAGGCCGAGCAGGCTATGGAAGAACTGCTGGCCCTGATCAATGATTATTTTGGCGAGGGTGAATAG
- the rapZ gene encoding RNase adapter RapZ — protein sequence MRLVVVSGRSGSGKSTALHLLEDNGYYCIDNLPAGLLPELAKEANNTELNLPKVAISIDARNLPSDLRRFPELLKQVRDAGIRCDILFLAATDEVLIKRFSETRRKHPLTDSSHSLAEAIAEELRLLEPIIDLADLKIDTSHLTLYQLREQLKQRLLGSDAKQPSILIQSFGFKRGVPVDADLVFDVRCLPNPYWNPDLRPYSGKDQPVCEFLEAQPDVQEMYQDIFQFLQKWLPRYAAGERSYMTIAIGCTGGHHRSVYLAERLARELGDTSTNNLILRHRDLP from the coding sequence ATGCGTCTGGTTGTGGTCAGTGGCCGTTCCGGCTCAGGCAAGAGTACCGCCCTACACCTGCTGGAAGACAACGGCTACTACTGCATCGACAACTTGCCAGCCGGCCTGCTGCCAGAGCTGGCCAAGGAAGCCAACAACACCGAGCTGAACCTGCCCAAGGTGGCAATCAGCATCGATGCGCGCAACCTGCCCAGCGACCTGCGGCGCTTCCCCGAGTTGCTCAAGCAGGTCCGTGACGCCGGCATTCGCTGCGATATTCTGTTCCTTGCCGCCACCGACGAAGTGCTGATCAAGCGCTTCTCCGAGACCCGGCGCAAACACCCTCTGACCGACAGCAGCCACTCGCTGGCCGAGGCCATCGCCGAAGAACTGCGCCTGCTTGAGCCGATCATCGACCTGGCCGATCTCAAGATCGACACCAGCCACCTGACCCTCTATCAGCTGCGCGAACAGCTCAAGCAGCGGCTGCTCGGCAGCGATGCCAAGCAGCCCTCGATTCTGATTCAGTCATTTGGTTTCAAACGCGGCGTGCCGGTCGATGCCGACCTGGTTTTTGACGTGCGCTGCCTGCCCAACCCGTACTGGAATCCTGACCTGCGGCCCTATTCGGGCAAGGACCAGCCGGTCTGCGAGTTCCTTGAGGCCCAGCCGGATGTTCAGGAAATGTACCAGGACATCTTCCAGTTCCTGCAAAAATGGCTGCCGCGCTATGCCGCCGGCGAGCGCAGCTACATGACCATCGCTATCGGCTGCACCGGCGGCCACCACCGCTCGGTCTACCTGGCCGAACGTCTGGCCCGGGAACTGGGCGACACCAGCACCAACAACCTTATCCTCCGTCATCGCGACCTGCCCTGA